GAAATCATCTTCGCTATCTTTATCCACCAAATCCTCCTCGCCACCCTGCGGCACATCGTCTACAGAAACTGTAGCTAATTCTTCTTTTGACCCTCCATCCCCCACCCGGCTTCCTCCTACTGCCAGTTTAGGACCAAATTGAATATCTTCCACAATGACTTCTATACGGCTTCTTTTTTCTCCGGCAGGGCTAGTCCAAGAAGTAGTTTTTAACCTTCCCTCTACAAAAACCATCTTACCCTTGGTTAGATATTGGGCCAAGATTTCTGCCCTCTTGCCCCATA
Above is a window of Candidatus Paceibacterota bacterium DNA encoding:
- the ssb gene encoding single-stranded DNA-binding protein, which translates into the protein TRDAELKTLPSGNPVVSFGLATNRTYTNKAGQKQTETEFHNLVLWGKRAEILAQYLTKGKMVFVEGRLKTTSWTSPAGEKRSRIEVIVEDIQFGPKLAVGGSRVGDGGSKEELATVSVDDVPQGGEEDLVDKDSEDDFLENIPF